The following are from one region of the Alicyclobacillus fastidiosus genome:
- a CDS encoding MFS transporter: protein MDEKKQIDMSGLLRELPMTPRRYSLLLIVSMVMVFEGYDTMIIPYVMPKLGPLWHLTPIENGALASYGFIGLLIGSIVLGPTADRFGRRRVMIFGLIWFSIFTGLAMFANGYGSFAVFRVLGGFGIGGVMPISASIAAEYAPPQRRGFWVSSVYAGFIVGWVLSAVMAMLIIPPFGWRGMFLVGLIPILYAAVLARWLPESLQILVKWGRPDQVRKTLCRLGYLQFANDDFDFHLDELEESHALAQIGLLFKDGMGRTTVLLWVASFFTLLFMYGYATWLPTLMVKNGHGLVRSYSYSLAVDVAQVAGNLIMGTFMDRFGAKRVTIVYFVLLSLSVVLFGVNPTNAYIYVFSILVGLFTAVQAGINTTMAHIYPANVRASGIGWNAGVGRLGSIFGPVVVGWLAAYPMTLEGYMVAFAVMSLLAMLAVALSPIRYERLSPNPLGEASVS, encoded by the coding sequence ATGGATGAAAAGAAACAGATTGATATGTCTGGCTTGTTGCGAGAACTGCCAATGACACCGCGACGATACTCACTCTTGTTGATCGTGTCAATGGTTATGGTATTCGAAGGCTATGATACGATGATCATTCCCTACGTCATGCCCAAACTCGGTCCGTTGTGGCATCTGACGCCGATTGAAAATGGGGCATTGGCATCGTACGGATTCATCGGTTTGCTTATCGGGTCGATTGTCCTTGGGCCGACAGCCGATCGGTTTGGGAGACGCAGAGTCATGATCTTTGGCTTGATCTGGTTTTCTATTTTCACGGGCCTGGCCATGTTTGCAAACGGATATGGAAGCTTTGCTGTGTTCCGCGTCCTCGGCGGTTTTGGGATTGGCGGTGTCATGCCAATTTCGGCGTCCATTGCCGCGGAGTACGCCCCGCCTCAGAGACGTGGTTTTTGGGTATCTTCCGTTTATGCGGGATTTATTGTCGGTTGGGTGCTGTCCGCCGTGATGGCGATGCTCATCATCCCACCGTTTGGCTGGCGAGGAATGTTCCTCGTCGGGCTGATTCCGATTCTGTATGCGGCCGTACTGGCGCGATGGTTGCCCGAATCCTTACAAATCTTGGTGAAATGGGGGCGGCCAGACCAGGTTCGCAAGACGCTCTGTCGCCTAGGGTACCTTCAATTTGCAAACGACGATTTTGACTTTCATCTGGATGAGTTGGAGGAGAGTCACGCTTTGGCGCAAATCGGCTTACTGTTCAAGGACGGCATGGGGCGAACGACGGTCCTCTTGTGGGTAGCCTCGTTCTTCACATTGCTATTCATGTACGGCTACGCGACTTGGCTCCCGACTTTAATGGTCAAAAATGGACATGGCCTCGTGCGCAGCTATTCCTACAGCCTAGCTGTCGATGTCGCTCAAGTAGCCGGGAATCTCATAATGGGCACATTCATGGATCGGTTTGGAGCGAAACGGGTGACGATTGTATATTTTGTGTTACTGTCCCTAAGTGTCGTCCTCTTCGGTGTGAATCCCACGAACGCCTACATTTACGTCTTTAGTATCCTGGTAGGGCTGTTCACCGCTGTTCAAGCGGGGATCAACACGACGATGGCTCATATTTACCCAGCCAATGTGCGGGCCAGCGGGATCGGATGGAACGCTGGGGTGGGTCGTCTCGGATCGATTTTTGGTCCGGTTGTCGTGGGCTGGCTGGCTGCGTATCCCATGACGCTGGAAGGCTATATGGTCGCCTTTGCCGTCATGTCACTTCTGGCGATGCTGGCAGTCGCCTTGTCGCCGATTCGCTACGAGCGTCTCAGTCCCAATCCGCTCGGCGAAGCATCTGTCTCCTGA
- a CDS encoding HAMP domain-containing sensor histidine kinase produces the protein MTKHVGFSLRTKVLSIFLATVASIMLLSNFLYYETNKQLLLTKLRSYNQFLNSQLNDEVNRTSLAQNDLDGAVNDKLKSAAITLEYALPPRADEVTNQSLVALANKLGVSGFTLFQIHDGYAEAVKSSDPTEAGQRFKLVSGSEWVTAFLEISEGKPVDVQKGTASSHFWIGPWAKDKVNPSRVDKYGYYFDGSTDYVIDPFQAQQQASTELSANKTVEELMTSDKSILSIAGINPLTFGKAPKLTKSTNGTSYVDLSDESIAFGQYRFADGRDKSAVQRAYRDKTTVVFTATQDHRKVIKTFVYQSGDTYNSTPYVTEIVTDYQAVEHALRQELNNSIRVSLMMMFAVLILSYLCSGYIVRPLQRLTKQVEQIAHENFDVPVDVQRSDEIGELAKSVNILRENLLESLHRTAQDERSSSMRYLGMMAASLIHELRTPAITIRYLFDLIHRCGLENEKSKEALSRVESSTAHLIGIIDSFSNYIKNGRLDLAYKNIVEIIQETIEVYQPTAQQAGVNLHFVGPESQTIWVHIDAEKVRMVLINLLKNGVESMKDARDKQLIVHLQCVNSTIVVDITDHGPGIPEEKWTDIFTPFRSDKERGLGLGLSLSALIVLSHGGTIYVADSTADGTTIRVTLPQVSQGYTDGFPPSHPQM, from the coding sequence TTGACCAAACATGTCGGTTTCTCACTTCGCACCAAGGTTCTCTCCATCTTTCTCGCCACCGTCGCGTCCATCATGCTCCTCAGCAACTTTCTCTACTACGAGACGAATAAGCAACTTTTGCTGACCAAATTGAGGAGCTATAACCAATTTCTCAATTCGCAGTTGAATGATGAGGTGAATCGGACAAGCCTGGCCCAAAACGATTTGGATGGGGCGGTCAACGACAAGCTAAAGTCGGCGGCCATCACGCTGGAATACGCCCTCCCGCCCCGTGCCGACGAGGTGACAAATCAATCGTTAGTCGCACTCGCGAACAAGTTAGGCGTGTCCGGCTTCACACTCTTTCAAATACACGACGGCTATGCGGAGGCCGTGAAATCATCAGACCCTACAGAAGCAGGTCAACGCTTCAAACTGGTATCAGGGAGCGAGTGGGTCACCGCATTTCTCGAAATTTCCGAGGGTAAGCCAGTAGACGTTCAAAAAGGAACGGCGAGCTCGCATTTTTGGATTGGTCCTTGGGCTAAAGATAAGGTCAATCCCAGTCGAGTCGACAAGTACGGGTACTATTTCGACGGTTCCACCGATTACGTGATTGACCCGTTTCAGGCACAACAGCAGGCGTCTACCGAACTGAGCGCAAACAAGACCGTCGAAGAGCTCATGACTTCAGATAAGAGCATCCTCTCGATAGCTGGTATCAATCCTCTGACGTTCGGTAAGGCGCCAAAGCTCACCAAGAGCACGAACGGTACTTCCTATGTCGATTTGAGCGATGAGAGCATTGCGTTCGGCCAGTATCGCTTTGCCGACGGAAGGGATAAGAGCGCCGTTCAACGCGCGTATCGAGACAAGACGACTGTTGTGTTTACCGCCACACAGGACCATCGGAAAGTGATCAAGACGTTCGTCTATCAATCGGGAGACACGTATAACAGCACGCCGTATGTGACCGAGATCGTGACGGATTATCAAGCGGTCGAACATGCGCTTCGGCAAGAACTGAATAACAGTATTCGAGTCTCGCTGATGATGATGTTCGCTGTACTCATTCTCAGCTATCTATGTTCTGGCTATATTGTTCGGCCGCTCCAGCGCTTGACAAAGCAGGTCGAGCAGATCGCACATGAGAATTTCGATGTACCTGTCGACGTTCAGCGCAGTGATGAAATCGGCGAGCTTGCGAAGAGCGTCAATATACTGCGGGAAAACTTGTTGGAGAGCCTCCATCGAACTGCTCAAGATGAGCGAAGTTCCAGTATGAGGTACCTTGGTATGATGGCTGCGTCGCTGATTCACGAACTGCGAACACCCGCCATCACGATTCGATACTTATTCGATTTAATCCACCGTTGCGGACTCGAGAATGAGAAGTCGAAAGAGGCGCTGAGCCGCGTGGAGTCGTCCACCGCACATCTCATTGGGATTATCGATTCGTTCAGCAACTACATCAAAAATGGGCGGTTAGACTTGGCGTACAAAAACATTGTGGAAATCATTCAGGAGACCATCGAGGTATACCAACCAACCGCACAACAGGCAGGTGTGAATCTCCATTTTGTCGGGCCTGAGTCTCAGACCATTTGGGTCCACATCGATGCCGAAAAGGTTCGCATGGTACTTATCAATCTGCTGAAAAATGGCGTCGAGTCCATGAAAGATGCAAGAGACAAACAACTGATCGTCCATCTACAGTGCGTAAACTCTACCATCGTGGTAGATATCACAGATCATGGCCCCGGAATCCCGGAAGAGAAATGGACGGACATTTTCACGCCTTTCCGATCCGATAAAGAGCGGGGACTTGGGCTTGGGTTGTCACTTAGCGCTCTGATTGTTCTATCACACGGTGGAACTATCTATGTAGCAGACAGCACAGCTGACGGGACGACCATTCGCGTGACCCTTCCACAGGTCAGCCAGGGATACACGGACGGTTTCCCCCCATCCCATCCGCAAATGTGA
- a CDS encoding histidine triad nucleotide-binding protein: MEDCIFCKIVSGELPSDKVYENDDLLAFQNIRPDAPIHVLVIPKQHIASAHRISDAEAGLIGRIHATIPAIAEQLGLGENGYRIVTNIGEHGQQTVPHLHYHILGGRQLTWQH; this comes from the coding sequence ATGGAAGACTGCATTTTTTGTAAAATCGTCTCAGGAGAACTCCCTTCCGACAAGGTTTATGAGAATGACGACTTGCTCGCCTTTCAAAACATACGCCCAGATGCGCCGATTCACGTCTTGGTCATCCCTAAGCAACACATCGCTTCGGCACACAGAATCTCCGATGCAGAGGCTGGACTGATTGGGCGCATTCATGCGACCATCCCTGCGATTGCAGAACAACTCGGACTCGGCGAGAACGGATACCGGATTGTTACGAATATTGGAGAACACGGTCAGCAAACGGTCCCCCATTTGCACTACCACATCCTCGGCGGCCGCCAGTTGACCTGGCAGCACTGA
- a CDS encoding sugar phosphate isomerase/epimerase: protein MKIGLSTYSFYRELKNGEMSVLDVVEWIAENGGEHVEIVPMGYSFEEQPELVEQIRETAQRVKLDVSNYAIGANFTQEDDEAYEAEIERVLKEVDIASRLGVKLMRHDVAWRPAPEATIHQFEQDLPRLRDACRRVAMYADRYGITTSVENHGFFVQHSDRVQRLVEAVARDNFKTTLDVGNFLCVDENPCVATQKNLPYASMVHLKDFYVRSPEYDPGQGWFRSSGGHYLRGAIVGHGDVPMWQVVKAIKESGYDGYISIEFEGMEDSQTGSKIGMENARRIWDKV, encoded by the coding sequence GTGAAGATCGGCCTGAGTACGTACAGTTTCTATCGAGAGTTGAAGAACGGCGAGATGAGTGTGCTCGACGTTGTGGAATGGATTGCGGAGAACGGTGGGGAACACGTCGAAATTGTCCCGATGGGTTACAGCTTCGAAGAGCAGCCTGAATTGGTCGAGCAGATTCGCGAAACGGCCCAACGAGTGAAGCTTGACGTTTCGAATTACGCCATCGGGGCAAATTTTACTCAAGAAGACGACGAGGCGTACGAAGCTGAAATTGAGCGCGTGCTGAAGGAAGTGGATATCGCGAGCAGGCTCGGTGTCAAATTGATGCGCCACGATGTCGCTTGGCGGCCTGCACCGGAGGCGACCATCCATCAATTTGAACAGGATTTGCCACGATTGAGAGATGCCTGCAGGCGCGTGGCGATGTACGCCGATAGGTATGGCATCACAACCAGCGTCGAGAATCACGGCTTCTTTGTGCAACACAGCGATCGGGTACAGAGATTGGTCGAGGCAGTCGCCAGGGATAACTTCAAGACGACTTTAGACGTGGGGAATTTCCTGTGCGTTGACGAAAACCCCTGTGTAGCGACACAGAAAAACCTCCCGTATGCATCGATGGTCCATTTAAAGGACTTTTACGTTCGATCCCCCGAGTACGACCCAGGTCAGGGGTGGTTTCGCAGCTCTGGTGGGCATTATCTGAGGGGCGCCATTGTCGGGCACGGGGACGTGCCAATGTGGCAGGTCGTCAAGGCGATTAAAGAATCCGGTTACGACGGTTACATATCCATCGAGTTTGAAGGGATGGAGGACAGTCAGACTGGATCGAAAATCGGAATGGAGAACGCACGGCGTATCTGGGACAAGGTGTAA